The proteins below are encoded in one region of Macrococcus armenti:
- a CDS encoding bifunctional glycosyltransferase/CDP-glycerol:glycerophosphate glycerophosphotransferase: MNNISVILPYFNNESHIEETLNSLTQQTYKSFEVIFVNDASTDTSESIINNWLKTNDIKHQHIKNQINLGVAESRNIGLEHVNTDWIYFLDADDTISPFTFDYMIQQVAGIDGVIAPMNKFTPNKVENLFASELEIEHLTNETNPNAFLRRNTVCGILFKKSIIELNKIRFESKLRLFCDYSFSIEYQKHVNQFVRIKNSGFYYRGEVYDPFNKPNLSRTEFNQMFIYYCKGYFDARNRTFDYRVKSFLDKKMLGRIKRYFNPDSPYISERYEAHAELLQAVLKTMDKEIYQSTGLLMRREIKLLINGEFSKAKALNHKRKQSRIYRRLLLNKKTRARSLYDLNVYKQNINEKQVVFESFAGKGYSDSPKYIYEYMYKNFPDYKFIWVLNEPEKFDIPGPAIKVKRLTKGFYDAYATSKYWVSNARIPLYLIKKPGQVYIQTWHGTPLKRLGNDMKVVRMPGTTTPAYKYNFKKETDRWDYLVSPNKYSSEIFKSAFWMDQERLLETGYPRNDILTTKQNDQEFIDSIKLKLGIPEDKNVIMYAPTWRDDEFIKKGKYKFELKIDLENLQNSIGKDSVILLRMHYLIASALDISEFKGFAYDVSSYPDISELYLISDLLITDYSSVFFDYSILKRPTVFFSYDIDKYKDDLRGFYLDYYKDLPGPIYKDAYSLAMALKDIDVLALKYSKQIEQFHERFNQWEDGNASEKLIDKINLKG, from the coding sequence ATGAATAATATTTCGGTAATACTACCTTATTTTAATAATGAAAGCCATATTGAAGAAACGTTAAATAGCTTGACACAGCAAACTTACAAATCATTTGAAGTTATTTTTGTTAATGATGCTTCTACAGATACATCAGAATCAATAATTAATAATTGGCTAAAAACGAATGATATTAAACATCAGCATATTAAAAATCAAATCAATCTAGGCGTTGCTGAAAGTAGAAATATTGGATTAGAGCATGTAAATACAGATTGGATTTATTTCCTTGATGCAGACGATACAATATCTCCTTTTACTTTTGATTATATGATTCAGCAAGTTGCAGGTATTGATGGTGTCATCGCGCCAATGAACAAATTTACACCGAATAAAGTTGAAAATTTATTTGCATCAGAATTAGAAATTGAACATTTAACAAATGAAACAAATCCTAATGCATTTTTAAGACGAAACACTGTATGTGGAATTTTATTTAAAAAGTCAATTATTGAATTAAATAAAATACGTTTCGAATCAAAGCTTAGACTATTTTGTGACTATTCATTTTCAATAGAATATCAAAAACACGTAAATCAATTTGTACGTATAAAAAATAGTGGTTTTTATTATAGAGGAGAAGTTTATGATCCTTTTAATAAGCCGAATTTATCAAGAACAGAATTCAATCAAATGTTTATTTATTACTGCAAAGGATATTTCGATGCTAGAAATCGAACATTTGATTACCGTGTGAAATCATTCCTTGATAAGAAGATGCTCGGGAGAATAAAAAGATATTTTAACCCGGATTCACCTTATATTTCTGAACGATATGAAGCGCATGCTGAATTATTACAGGCCGTGCTTAAAACGATGGATAAAGAAATATACCAATCAACCGGATTATTAATGAGAAGAGAAATTAAGTTACTGATCAATGGTGAATTCAGTAAAGCGAAAGCATTAAACCATAAGCGAAAACAATCAAGAATTTATCGACGCCTATTATTAAACAAAAAAACAAGAGCACGTTCATTATATGACTTAAACGTATATAAACAAAATATTAATGAAAAACAAGTTGTCTTTGAAAGTTTTGCAGGTAAAGGATATTCTGATAGTCCGAAATATATTTATGAGTATATGTACAAAAACTTCCCGGATTATAAGTTCATATGGGTGTTAAATGAACCAGAAAAATTTGATATTCCTGGACCAGCAATTAAAGTTAAGCGTCTGACAAAAGGATTTTATGATGCGTATGCTACGAGTAAATATTGGGTTTCAAATGCAAGAATTCCTCTATATTTAATTAAGAAACCAGGGCAAGTTTATATTCAGACATGGCATGGTACACCACTTAAACGACTTGGAAATGATATGAAAGTTGTTCGTATGCCAGGAACGACAACGCCAGCATATAAATATAATTTCAAGAAAGAAACAGACCGCTGGGACTATTTAGTTTCGCCGAATAAATACTCTTCTGAAATATTTAAAAGTGCATTCTGGATGGATCAGGAACGTCTTTTAGAAACAGGATATCCAAGAAATGATATATTGACGACGAAACAAAACGATCAAGAATTTATCGACAGTATTAAGCTGAAACTAGGAATACCTGAAGATAAAAATGTAATTATGTATGCACCAACATGGCGTGATGATGAGTTTATTAAAAAAGGTAAGTATAAATTTGAACTTAAAATCGATTTAGAAAACCTTCAGAATTCAATTGGTAAAGACTCAGTAATATTACTAAGAATGCATTATTTGATTGCTAGTGCATTAGACATTTCAGAATTTAAAGGATTTGCATATGATGTATCAAGTTATCCTGATATTTCTGAGCTATATTTAATTAGTGATTTACTCATTACAGATTATTCATCAGTATTCTTTGACTACAGTATATTAAAGAGACCTACAGTATTTTTCAGTTACGATATAGATAAGTATAAAGATGATTTACGTGGTTTTTATTTGGATTACTACAAAGACTTACCTGGCCCAATTTATAAAGATGCGTACAGTTTAGCGATGGCACTGAAAGATATTGATGTACTTGCATTAAAGTATTCAAAACAAATAGAACAGTTCCATGAGAGATTTAATCAATGGGAAGATGGTAATGCGAGTGAGAAATTAATCGATAAAATAAATTTAAAGGGGTAA
- a CDS encoding glycosyltransferase yields MIYSITSVLAKIHGGRTKSLLERIKLMDEQLKTNTTLLTTNYNIEYPEIYRHFKEQEIVPQSVQFENMYEWLSNYNISKPKKSFFKKESFNTGYNAKNFKEEKVSDCIYRYYEQGKYKLYKKFYSENKIHFEDFMSDYSNKKVKRNMYDKFGNLHLSINYHPKTNKKISDSFYDINGFNYLNRFFDEKNKIISIEYNKPDGTFEYFSNEKQLFQYYFEHKFNDGDIIFNDARLLDRPLLMSNKKTKNVLVLHSSHKDVETNETLPSYKFALDHHDKVFKYIVLTGKQKQDILAVSDVKEDKLQVIPHFIGKKEHNRAHIRNQFVYIGRYSPEKQLDKLLYAFKDFKNMNNNDIKLVMYGKDDKNNLKDIKFLVKELGLDESVEINDFTNDAHKIFSESIAALMTSKFEGFGLTLMESINVGCPVVSFDVDYGPSEIIQNHVNGILVNPGDIHGFSKALEEILDNKYRNVEINEKLSIENAIINYKKLIESLTS; encoded by the coding sequence ATGATTTATTCAATTACATCTGTATTAGCTAAGATTCATGGTGGTAGGACGAAATCTTTATTAGAAAGAATTAAGTTGATGGATGAACAGTTAAAAACGAATACTACGCTGTTAACTACTAATTATAATATTGAATACCCAGAAATCTATCGACATTTTAAAGAACAAGAGATAGTACCACAATCAGTTCAATTTGAAAACATGTATGAATGGCTATCAAATTATAATATTAGTAAGCCTAAAAAATCTTTCTTTAAAAAAGAAAGTTTTAATACAGGGTATAATGCGAAAAATTTCAAAGAAGAAAAAGTATCTGATTGCATATACCGATACTATGAACAAGGTAAATATAAATTATACAAAAAGTTTTACAGTGAAAATAAAATTCATTTTGAAGATTTTATGTCAGATTATTCTAATAAAAAAGTGAAACGAAATATGTATGATAAATTTGGTAATCTACATCTATCAATTAATTATCATCCAAAAACTAACAAAAAAATATCTGATAGTTTTTATGATATTAATGGATTTAATTATTTAAACCGCTTTTTTGATGAAAAAAATAAAATTATATCGATAGAATATAATAAGCCTGATGGGACTTTTGAATACTTTTCAAACGAAAAACAGTTATTTCAATACTACTTTGAACACAAGTTTAATGATGGAGATATTATTTTTAATGATGCTAGACTTTTAGATCGACCATTATTAATGAGTAATAAAAAGACAAAAAATGTATTAGTATTACATAGCTCTCATAAAGATGTTGAAACTAATGAAACACTGCCTTCTTATAAATTTGCTTTAGATCATCACGATAAAGTATTTAAATATATCGTATTAACAGGCAAACAAAAACAAGATATTTTGGCAGTTAGTGATGTGAAAGAAGATAAATTGCAAGTAATTCCTCATTTTATAGGTAAGAAAGAACATAATAGAGCTCACATTAGAAATCAATTTGTATATATAGGGCGATATTCTCCTGAAAAGCAATTAGATAAGTTGTTATATGCTTTTAAAGATTTTAAAAACATGAATAATAATGATATTAAGCTTGTTATGTATGGTAAAGATGATAAAAATAATTTGAAAGATATTAAGTTTCTTGTTAAGGAATTAGGGTTAGATGAAAGTGTTGAAATTAATGACTTTACAAATGATGCACATAAAATATTTAGTGAATCCATCGCTGCCTTAATGACAAGTAAATTTGAAGGTTTTGGATTAACATTGATGGAAAGCATTAATGTAGGTTGTCCAGTAGTTTCATTTGACGTAGATTATGGACCTTCTGAAATAATTCAGAATCATGTAAATGGGATACTGGTAAATCCTGGAGATATACATGGTTTTTCTAAAGCTCTAGAAGAGATTCTTGATAATAAGTACAGAAATGTTGAAATAAATGAAAAATTATCAATAGAAAACGCAATAATAAATTACAAAAAATTAATCGAAAGTCTCACATCGTAA
- a CDS encoding LCP family protein: MNKRIKFRIRNIIILCLIVAITFAIFAAFHFNSKVKDTANTIHTSINRGKSKFRPSAVSINKHDPISIALFGVDSNTKRLATGDAGRSDSIILLSINPQKNSSVMISIPRDTYSKIVGHNTHEKINRAYNYGGAKMAVDSVEQLMNVPIDYYATINMDGIREMIDAVDGVDVISNATFEYEGNQFIQDQEAHLDGKKALSFIRSRKQEGAGGDFGRQERQQIVIQALADKLLSIQSVSKLDAILKTIERNVVTDITFDDIKALKSNYSKSLNSVEKYQLSGSGQFLNDNLWYFIPNLEEKNRVQNAYLKNLGLQEQPLEKDTYEFPNIEVQTSEYQ, encoded by the coding sequence ATGAATAAAAGAATTAAATTTAGAATTAGAAATATTATCATTTTATGCTTAATCGTAGCAATCACATTTGCAATATTTGCTGCATTTCATTTCAATTCCAAAGTTAAGGACACAGCAAATACGATACATACTTCAATAAATCGAGGGAAATCCAAATTCCGCCCATCAGCAGTGTCAATTAACAAGCATGATCCGATATCAATCGCTTTATTCGGTGTAGACTCAAATACAAAGAGACTTGCAACAGGTGATGCAGGTCGTTCAGACTCAATAATCTTGTTAAGTATTAACCCACAAAAGAACTCAAGCGTAATGATATCAATACCTCGAGATACTTATAGTAAAATCGTAGGTCACAATACACACGAAAAAATAAATCGTGCTTATAATTATGGTGGTGCAAAAATGGCTGTAGATTCAGTTGAACAGCTTATGAATGTACCAATTGATTACTATGCAACAATCAATATGGATGGTATTAGAGAGATGATAGATGCTGTAGACGGTGTGGATGTCATCAGTAATGCTACTTTTGAATATGAAGGAAATCAATTTATACAGGATCAAGAAGCCCATCTAGATGGTAAAAAAGCATTATCGTTTATACGTAGTAGAAAACAAGAAGGTGCTGGTGGTGATTTCGGTAGACAGGAAAGACAGCAAATCGTCATACAAGCACTTGCTGATAAGTTACTGAGTATACAGTCTGTATCGAAGCTTGATGCAATCTTAAAAACTATTGAACGCAATGTTGTGACTGATATTACATTCGACGATATAAAAGCATTAAAAAGTAATTATTCAAAATCATTGAATAGTGTGGAGAAATATCAATTATCAGGATCGGGTCAATTTTTAAATGATAATCTTTGGTACTTTATCCCTAATTTAGAAGAAAAGAATCGTGTGCAGAATGCGTATTTAAAAAATTTAGGATTACAGGAACAGCCATTAGAAAAAGATACTTATGAGTTTCCAAATATAGAAGTGCAAACAAGTGAATATCAGTAA
- a CDS encoding nucleotide sugar dehydrogenase has product MKLTTIGLGYIGLPTSIMFAKHGVNVVGVDIKQEAVDKLNNGQIHIEEPGLQEALEEVLASGKFKASTSPEEADAYIIAVPTPNNNDENKSCDISIVMSGVESIVPLLKKGDTVIVESTIAPRTMDDHVKPYLESKGFVIGEDIYLVHCPERVLPGQIMHELIHNNRIIGGITPACIEAGKKVYGTFVQGEMIETQAKTAEMSKLMENTYRDVNIALANELAKICHDLEINVHDVIEMANKHPRVNLHTPGPGVGGHCLAVDPYFIIAESPENSPLIKLAREINVSMPEYVVKHTKEMLTKLNGNKVTVFGLTYKGDVDDIRESPAFDIYEMLKQDSNLDVVAYDPHVKLSWVEADLTKAVEGSSLVLVLSDHSEFKQMNDNDFAAMKDKVIFDTKNVMKSKFNDVHYFNYGNLYTMKDLK; this is encoded by the coding sequence TTGAAATTAACGACTATTGGATTAGGATATATTGGTTTACCAACTTCTATTATGTTTGCAAAACACGGCGTTAACGTTGTGGGTGTTGATATTAAACAGGAGGCTGTTGATAAATTAAACAACGGTCAAATTCATATCGAAGAGCCTGGGTTACAGGAAGCGTTAGAAGAAGTACTCGCATCAGGTAAATTTAAAGCATCTACGTCACCTGAAGAAGCAGATGCATATATTATCGCCGTTCCAACGCCAAACAATAACGATGAGAATAAGTCATGTGATATTTCTATCGTAATGAGTGGTGTTGAAAGCATCGTTCCTTTACTTAAAAAGGGTGACACTGTCATTGTAGAATCTACTATCGCACCTCGTACGATGGATGACCACGTAAAACCTTATTTAGAATCTAAAGGTTTTGTAATTGGAGAAGACATCTATTTAGTTCATTGTCCAGAGCGTGTATTACCTGGTCAAATTATGCACGAACTGATTCATAACAATCGTATTATCGGTGGTATAACGCCTGCTTGTATTGAAGCTGGTAAGAAAGTATATGGTACTTTCGTACAAGGTGAGATGATTGAAACTCAGGCGAAGACTGCTGAGATGAGTAAGTTAATGGAGAATACTTATCGTGATGTGAATATCGCACTTGCAAACGAGCTTGCTAAAATTTGTCATGATTTAGAGATTAATGTTCATGATGTAATTGAAATGGCGAATAAGCATCCGCGTGTAAACTTACATACACCTGGTCCTGGTGTTGGTGGTCATTGTTTAGCGGTAGATCCATATTTTATTATCGCAGAGTCTCCTGAAAACTCACCGTTAATTAAGTTAGCAAGAGAAATTAACGTTTCGATGCCTGAATATGTCGTAAAACATACGAAAGAAATGCTTACGAAATTAAATGGTAATAAAGTAACAGTATTTGGTTTAACATATAAAGGAGATGTTGATGATATTCGTGAGTCTCCTGCATTTGATATTTATGAAATGTTAAAACAGGATTCAAATCTGGATGTAGTCGCATATGATCCTCACGTGAAGTTATCATGGGTTGAAGCGGATTTAACGAAAGCGGTTGAGGGAAGTTCACTCGTGCTTGTATTAAGTGATCATAGTGAGTTTAAACAGATGAACGATAATGACTTTGCTGCGATGAAGGATAAAGTTATTTTCGATACGAAAAATGTTATGAAATCCAAATTTAATGACGTACATTACTTTAATTATGGTAATTTATATACAATGAAAGATTTAAAATAA
- a CDS encoding ABC transporter permease: MKNIINVIREQIEHVNLIFKLSIYNMKSQYSNHYLGVFWNILQPALQVALYYIVFGLGLRGTHQDVNGIPFITHLISGLFPWLFISQSINAGSNAILGKLNLVTKMKFPSSTLISISFVNALINLLITTSIVFALSLYNQYVPAFHYLWFFYFIVASYALIFGISLIMSTLIILVRDMKNILQNIIRMGFFLTPVFWSVHSANHILVKIVALNPFAYLLGVYRNAFVDNSEVFYGTMYDHLYFWSLSIFLLVLGSKIHFKFRNKLVDYL; encoded by the coding sequence ATGAAGAATATTATTAATGTAATACGTGAACAAATTGAGCATGTCAATTTAATTTTTAAGCTATCAATTTATAATATGAAAAGTCAATATTCTAATCACTACTTAGGCGTGTTCTGGAATATTTTACAACCTGCATTACAAGTCGCATTATACTATATTGTCTTCGGATTAGGTTTAAGAGGGACGCATCAGGATGTGAATGGTATACCGTTTATTACGCATTTAATTTCCGGCTTATTCCCGTGGTTGTTTATATCACAATCTATTAATGCAGGTTCTAATGCTATATTAGGGAAATTGAACTTAGTTACAAAGATGAAGTTTCCATCCAGCACATTGATATCAATTTCATTTGTCAATGCGCTTATCAATTTATTGATTACGACGAGCATCGTTTTTGCATTATCTTTATACAATCAATATGTTCCGGCGTTTCATTATTTATGGTTCTTTTATTTTATAGTTGCAAGTTATGCACTTATTTTCGGTATTTCTTTAATTATGAGTACGCTGATTATTTTAGTGCGTGATATGAAGAACATTTTACAGAATATTATTAGAATGGGTTTCTTCTTAACGCCTGTATTCTGGTCTGTACATAGTGCAAATCATATTCTCGTTAAGATTGTAGCTTTAAACCCATTTGCATATTTGTTAGGTGTTTATCGAAATGCTTTTGTAGATAATTCTGAAGTGTTTTATGGAACGATGTATGATCATTTATATTTCTGGTCATTATCGATTTTCCTACTAGTGTTAGGCAGTAAAATTCACTTTAAATTTAGAAATAAACTGGTTGATTATTTATAA
- a CDS encoding glycosyltransferase family 4 protein — protein sequence MKRLLLVTQNFYPEIGSAANRMKNLYVHFESKGYKVHVLTTEPSYPNENMYMDKSYYNNAELNAAPDYKVIRLQMSHKKHKNSMSSRLMYYMEFMMKVHYFVKHAHHKFDYLYVTSPNIFVPWGALFFQGKLKPEKLLEVRDLWPDSVVAIDRINIDFFMPVLKRLEKKMYLSADKIVINNVSFKRHIESMNVFKPMLYIPNGVNPGEFEIERKFDTFTVVYTGNIGYAQDVTMLKNIALLFEQEKIYFNAVIYGVNSRQFKDFITSENLKYVKAIPPISKQQCLSFTSKHHVALSILKENEVLLNVLPGKVVDAICTGLPIITNLAGDTNTLINQNGVGYAKAFASAQDIVNAVKNYRDDHMLLAQHSANALKLAHAQFNWHENINKIIEFME from the coding sequence ATGAAGCGTTTGTTACTCGTTACGCAAAATTTTTACCCTGAAATTGGATCAGCAGCAAATCGGATGAAAAACTTATATGTGCATTTTGAATCTAAAGGATATAAAGTGCATGTACTTACGACAGAGCCATCTTATCCGAATGAGAATATGTATATGGATAAATCATATTATAATAATGCCGAGCTTAATGCAGCACCGGACTATAAAGTTATAAGATTGCAGATGAGTCATAAAAAACATAAAAACAGCATGTCCAGCAGGCTGATGTATTATATGGAATTTATGATGAAAGTCCATTACTTTGTAAAACATGCACACCATAAGTTCGACTATTTATATGTAACGAGCCCAAATATTTTTGTACCATGGGGTGCGTTATTCTTTCAAGGTAAATTAAAGCCGGAAAAGCTTTTAGAAGTACGTGATTTATGGCCGGATAGTGTAGTAGCGATTGACAGAATAAATATTGATTTTTTCATGCCCGTCTTAAAACGACTTGAAAAGAAAATGTATTTGAGCGCCGATAAAATAGTAATAAACAATGTATCATTCAAGCGTCATATTGAAAGCATGAATGTATTTAAACCGATGCTTTACATCCCAAATGGTGTAAATCCAGGTGAATTTGAAATAGAACGTAAGTTTGATACTTTTACAGTCGTATATACGGGGAACATCGGATACGCACAAGATGTCACGATGTTAAAAAATATCGCACTGTTATTTGAACAGGAAAAAATTTATTTTAATGCTGTGATCTATGGGGTAAATAGCAGACAGTTTAAAGATTTTATAACATCAGAAAATCTTAAGTATGTTAAAGCAATACCACCAATAAGTAAACAGCAGTGTTTATCGTTCACATCGAAGCATCATGTCGCATTATCGATACTTAAAGAAAATGAAGTGTTATTGAATGTTCTACCAGGTAAAGTTGTAGATGCGATATGTACGGGTCTACCAATTATCACAAACTTAGCAGGAGATACGAATACATTAATTAATCAAAATGGTGTCGGCTATGCGAAAGCATTCGCTTCTGCTCAGGATATCGTTAACGCAGTCAAAAATTACAGAGATGATCATATGCTATTAGCGCAACATTCTGCCAATGCATTAAAACTAGCGCATGCGCAATTCAACTGGCATGAGAATATAAATAAAATTATTGAGTTTATGGAGTGA
- a CDS encoding glycosyltransferase → MKFNSDNNYHDLIIKNILKQDIDNETMQLEITNSEKLPYQAERERINKYKDYIDMFNHDFKLAMNLFAKEKDSGQFVDYLEQFNKKGKKDFMDPIAPFLDKLPNSNGSRIFNKIDLNVGIVADEFLYNSYKDVINLHYIPYDYTNIDLNFDFVIIATIWNGIDGSWQKVASSNSEERQHLYRLIETLKKNGTPVVFYSKEDPVNFNVFKEIAKYCDYIYTSAVESKQDYIDYTGNDKVNVIQFGINPHYHNPVGTRSKLSRKYKDEVIFAGSWLQKYPTRNKEIARMFDAIIENDTELTIFDRNLHLNRERYHFPVKYIQNITYPLSHEQLQKIHKVFRWAINVNSVKYSETMFANRVFELQAFGNILLSNYSTGVNNQFPNVFILNTKKDFAQIFNQLSEREINKIQAKGIRNVMRSETTYHRMEQMINEIGIKHDTSINFEPMIYVVVDEITQEIQKQFDHQSYMNKQLITKSSFDEMNVQTGFVTYFKDAYFYEEYYLEDLLSAFKYTDVDFVTKSMDVNEHHAYTTKQNEGLTMFDVQTMKENNLKGYALDMSEILQNEVNMTAEKRLSVIIPIHNNGIYLEDKCMASLKRSSIYDNMEIIFVNDGSTDPLTIQIINRLRRQNPSIVYYEFEAGSGSASRPRNKGAELASTPYITYLDPDNEATGDGYRILLERMQENPDIDMAIGNIIKEDNTRRSVFNYYATAKKFNNDEPLITDTHQFMKQSGLRAQSIQALLIKSEIIKDNNIKMIEGAAGQDTMFFQELMLNSRNALVVNEFIHMYYAAVSGSVTNTISKKFFDKYYKLEVERIPFLKRHGLLDSYMENRFNFYIRGWYLIRLDRIKQEDRHDAITRFLDIYHLYDGIKRPENKDLELMIDQLSKEVNYRK, encoded by the coding sequence ATGAAGTTTAATAGTGATAATAATTACCATGATCTCATAATAAAAAACATACTAAAACAAGATATTGATAATGAAACGATGCAGCTGGAAATAACAAATAGTGAAAAGTTACCATATCAAGCTGAACGTGAAAGAATTAATAAATATAAAGATTATATCGATATGTTTAACCATGATTTTAAACTTGCGATGAACTTATTCGCAAAAGAGAAGGACAGTGGGCAATTTGTTGACTATTTAGAACAATTTAATAAAAAAGGTAAAAAAGATTTTATGGATCCAATTGCACCTTTTCTTGATAAATTACCAAACTCAAATGGTAGTAGAATATTCAATAAAATCGATTTGAATGTCGGTATCGTTGCAGATGAATTTCTATATAATAGCTATAAAGATGTCATCAATTTACATTACATTCCTTATGACTATACGAATATTGATTTGAACTTTGATTTTGTTATTATTGCGACGATATGGAACGGTATAGATGGTAGCTGGCAAAAAGTTGCGAGCAGTAATTCAGAAGAGAGACAGCATTTATATCGATTAATCGAAACTTTAAAGAAAAACGGGACGCCTGTCGTCTTTTATTCTAAAGAGGATCCGGTTAACTTTAACGTCTTTAAAGAAATTGCTAAATATTGTGACTACATATACACATCAGCAGTTGAAAGTAAGCAAGACTATATCGATTATACTGGAAACGATAAAGTAAATGTGATTCAGTTTGGTATTAACCCGCATTATCATAATCCTGTAGGAACACGATCAAAATTAAGCAGAAAGTACAAAGATGAAGTAATTTTTGCCGGAAGCTGGCTGCAGAAATATCCGACAAGAAACAAAGAAATTGCAAGAATGTTTGATGCTATTATAGAAAACGATACAGAACTTACGATATTTGACCGAAACCTGCACTTAAATCGAGAAAGATATCATTTCCCAGTTAAGTACATTCAAAACATTACGTACCCATTATCACATGAACAACTACAGAAGATTCATAAAGTATTCAGATGGGCAATCAATGTAAACTCAGTGAAATATTCTGAGACGATGTTTGCCAATCGTGTCTTTGAACTACAGGCGTTCGGAAATATATTATTATCTAACTACTCAACCGGCGTAAATAATCAATTTCCAAATGTGTTTATTTTAAATACTAAGAAAGATTTTGCGCAAATTTTTAATCAGTTAAGCGAGCGAGAAATTAATAAAATTCAGGCGAAAGGCATCCGTAATGTCATGCGCAGTGAAACAACGTATCATCGAATGGAACAAATGATTAATGAAATCGGCATTAAGCATGATACAAGCATTAACTTTGAACCGATGATCTATGTAGTAGTAGATGAAATCACGCAAGAGATTCAAAAACAGTTTGACCATCAAAGTTATATGAATAAACAGCTCATTACTAAAAGTTCATTTGATGAGATGAACGTTCAAACAGGGTTTGTAACGTATTTTAAAGATGCATATTTTTATGAGGAATATTATTTAGAAGACTTATTAAGTGCGTTTAAATATACGGATGTTGATTTCGTAACGAAGTCGATGGATGTAAATGAACATCATGCGTATACGACGAAACAAAATGAAGGCTTAACGATGTTTGACGTTCAAACAATGAAGGAAAACAATTTAAAAGGTTATGCACTGGATATGTCTGAGATTCTTCAGAATGAAGTGAATATGACGGCTGAAAAACGATTAAGCGTCATCATTCCAATTCATAATAACGGTATATACTTGGAAGATAAATGTATGGCCTCTTTAAAACGTTCAAGTATATATGACAATATGGAAATAATATTTGTGAATGACGGCAGTACGGACCCATTAACAATTCAAATTATTAACCGTTTAAGAAGACAGAATCCTTCTATCGTCTATTATGAATTTGAAGCGGGTTCAGGTAGTGCATCAAGACCGAGAAATAAGGGAGCAGAACTTGCGTCGACGCCTTATATTACATATTTGGATCCGGATAATGAAGCAACTGGTGATGGCTATCGTATATTACTTGAACGCATGCAGGAAAATCCGGACATTGATATGGCAATCGGTAATATTATAAAAGAAGATAATACAAGGCGTTCAGTCTTTAATTATTATGCGACGGCAAAAAAATTCAACAATGATGAACCATTAATTACAGACACACACCAATTCATGAAGCAGAGTGGATTAAGAGCACAAAGCATTCAGGCACTATTAATCAAGTCAGAAATCATTAAAGACAATAATATAAAAATGATTGAAGGGGCAGCAGGCCAGGATACGATGTTCTTCCAGGAACTTATGCTGAATTCAAGAAATGCACTTGTTGTCAATGAGTTCATTCATATGTATTATGCTGCTGTAAGTGGAAGTGTTACAAATACAATATCTAAAAAGTTCTTCGATAAATATTACAAACTTGAAGTGGAGAGAATTCCATTCCTGAAACGTCATGGATTACTTGATAGTTATATGGAAAATCGCTTCAATTTCTATATTAGAGGATGGTATTTAATACGCTTAGATCGTATTAAACAAGAAGACCGACATGATGCAATTACAAGATTTTTAGATATATATCATTTATACGATGGTATTAAACGTCCAGAAAACAAAGACCTGGAATTAATGATTGACCAATTAAGTAAAGAAGTGAACTACAGAAAGTAG